The Rhodothermales bacterium genome has a segment encoding these proteins:
- the serA gene encoding phosphoglycerate dehydrogenase, with protein MSAVSFAHDRLRVLLLEGIHPNAVEVFRRAGYTNIERVEGTVPDGDLPGLLGDVHFLGIRSRTQLTAHVLAAAEKLVAVGAFCIGTNQIDLDAAAERGVPVFNAPFSNTRSVAELVLAEAILLLRDVPAKNALAHRGVWAKSAADAHEIRGKTLGVVGYGNIGSQLSVLAEALGMRVVFHDVAAKLPLGNASAGASLDAVLAEADVVTLHVPETPQTQWMIGAAELAQMKPGAILLNASRGTVVDLNALADALDDGHLGGAAIDVFPTEPRTNADPFDSPLQRFDNVILTPHIGGSTVEAQENIGVEVAGKLVRYSDNGSTMTAVNFPEVSLPPHPGQHRLLHVHENRPGVLSAINRVFSEQGVNVSGQYLQTRGDIGYVVIDVDTASSEAALAALQNVPGTIRSRLLF; from the coding sequence ATGTCTGCCGTCTCGTTCGCCCACGACCGCCTCCGCGTCCTCCTCCTCGAAGGCATCCACCCCAACGCCGTCGAGGTCTTCCGGCGCGCGGGCTACACCAACATCGAGCGCGTTGAGGGGACCGTGCCCGACGGCGACCTCCCGGGCCTCCTCGGCGACGTCCACTTCCTCGGCATCCGCTCGCGGACGCAGCTCACGGCCCACGTGCTCGCGGCGGCTGAGAAGCTCGTCGCCGTCGGCGCGTTCTGCATCGGGACGAACCAGATCGACCTCGACGCGGCGGCCGAGCGGGGCGTGCCCGTCTTCAACGCGCCGTTCTCGAACACGCGGTCCGTCGCCGAACTCGTCCTCGCCGAAGCGATTCTGCTGCTCCGCGACGTGCCGGCGAAGAACGCGCTCGCCCACCGCGGCGTCTGGGCGAAGAGCGCCGCCGACGCCCATGAGATCCGCGGCAAGACGCTCGGTGTCGTCGGCTACGGCAACATCGGGTCGCAGCTCTCCGTCCTCGCCGAGGCGCTCGGCATGCGCGTCGTCTTCCACGACGTGGCGGCCAAGCTCCCGCTCGGGAACGCGAGCGCCGGGGCCAGCCTCGACGCCGTCCTCGCCGAGGCCGACGTCGTCACGCTCCACGTCCCGGAGACGCCGCAGACGCAGTGGATGATCGGGGCCGCCGAGCTCGCCCAGATGAAGCCCGGCGCCATCCTGCTGAACGCCTCGCGCGGCACCGTCGTCGACCTCAACGCCCTCGCCGACGCGCTCGACGACGGCCACCTCGGCGGCGCTGCCATCGACGTCTTTCCCACCGAGCCGCGCACGAACGCCGACCCGTTCGACTCTCCGCTTCAGCGGTTCGACAACGTGATTCTAACCCCGCACATCGGCGGCTCGACGGTCGAGGCGCAGGAGAACATCGGCGTCGAGGTGGCGGGCAAGCTCGTCCGCTACAGCGACAACGGGAGCACGATGACGGCGGTGAACTTCCCCGAGGTCTCCCTCCCGCCGCACCCCGGCCAGCACCGGCTGCTGCACGTGCACGAGAACCGGCCGGGCGTGCTGAGCGCGATCAACCGGGTGTTCTCGGAGCAGGGCGTGAACGTCTCGGGGCAGTACCTCCAGACGCGGGGCGACATCGGCTACGTGGTGATCGACGTGGACACGGCGTCGTCCGAGGCGGCGCTCGCCGCGCTCCAGAACGTGCCCGGCACGATCCGCAGCCGCTTGCTGTTCTGA
- a CDS encoding T9SS type A sorting domain-containing protein, with product MLKIQATIALFLFFLPYRGYAQSDPPQAFTFLSDQRVTDCPSVRLEGFDLLYGLATEPSGFALAEVRDDDWNCGSSDTLAAYIRRYDSQGDLLEQIPLPFSSQAALAITGAEGGFYFVAESEGQVTASWVTTGGEIEWAVEIPGLTRSEIDEVWPLRGGGLTPTTEGILIGTGRYSSSDPRLFHIGAGGALEWVANLGGVFFYNYVNSLTPALMTPDGGAMLVMAVEGGASKLYAVRVDSEGGIDWTRTYEPPAIWGNPSLDPSVTRVLSDGRFLVVGSESGLGTGTGSPTSWRNLFALVLDPGGSVAWWNQTGRRSDGERHQRAHSAVLTEDGKVRIVSEFLLPQESPAPPVHAVEEVLLDLQTSGLQRAPTLSPNSSVPRYFGGTRYTQTPGGPWVSAKPDGRSHCHPTFGCEGNRELHLIMVEERGEIETEDPPVPEDEDPPVLEDPPAMQLAAYPNPLWNQATVEGKGEFVEVFDVLGRRVLSTTSPPVGAVRIDFGALAPGIYMIRRGEEAISVTVR from the coding sequence ATGTTAAAGATTCAGGCCACGATTGCACTATTCCTCTTTTTCCTGCCCTATAGGGGATACGCTCAAAGCGACCCTCCCCAGGCATTCACCTTCTTATCCGACCAACGCGTCACAGACTGTCCCAGCGTCCGTCTTGAAGGCTTCGACTTATTGTACGGCCTTGCGACCGAACCCTCAGGTTTCGCCCTTGCGGAGGTCAGGGACGATGATTGGAACTGCGGCTCTTCGGACACCCTGGCGGCTTATATCCGGCGATACGACAGTCAGGGGGACCTCTTGGAGCAAATCCCCTTGCCGTTCTCGAGTCAAGCGGCGCTAGCCATAACCGGTGCCGAAGGGGGGTTCTATTTTGTGGCTGAGTCGGAGGGACAGGTAACTGCTTCGTGGGTAACGACGGGCGGCGAGATCGAGTGGGCCGTTGAAATCCCCGGTCTCACGCGCTCTGAAATAGACGAAGTATGGCCGCTCCGAGGGGGGGGGCTAACCCCGACCACGGAAGGCATACTCATCGGTACAGGAAGGTACTCCAGCTCCGACCCTCGCCTCTTTCACATCGGGGCTGGAGGGGCGCTCGAATGGGTGGCCAATCTAGGCGGGGTTTTCTTTTACAATTATGTTAATTCCTTGACCCCAGCCTTGATGACCCCAGACGGAGGAGCGATGCTCGTAATGGCGGTGGAAGGAGGGGCGTCCAAACTTTATGCCGTCCGAGTCGATTCCGAGGGTGGCATAGATTGGACCAGAACCTACGAACCGCCTGCTATTTGGGGGAATCCATCCCTCGATCCCTCCGTTACACGGGTTCTCTCCGATGGCCGATTCCTCGTTGTCGGATCAGAGTCTGGGCTCGGGACCGGGACAGGGAGCCCGACGAGTTGGAGGAACCTCTTTGCGCTCGTGCTCGATCCGGGCGGCTCGGTGGCTTGGTGGAACCAGACAGGTCGGCGCAGCGACGGAGAAAGACACCAGCGCGCACACAGCGCCGTACTTACTGAGGACGGGAAGGTGCGCATTGTCTCGGAGTTCCTATTGCCGCAAGAATCTCCCGCCCCCCCCGTGCACGCGGTGGAGGAGGTCCTTCTCGACCTGCAAACGAGTGGGCTCCAACGGGCTCCTACTCTGTCACCCAACTCGTCAGTACCCCGCTATTTTGGGGGCACTCGATACACTCAGACCCCCGGCGGGCCGTGGGTGTCAGCGAAACCCGATGGAAGATCTCACTGCCATCCCACATTCGGATGTGAGGGGAATCGTGAACTCCACCTCATCATGGTTGAAGAGCGGGGCGAAATTGAAACCGAAGATCCCCCTGTTCCAGAGGATGAAGATCCCCCTGTTTTGGAAGATCCTCCTGCTATGCAACTCGCCGCGTATCCGAACCCCCTGTGGAACCAAGCAACGGTCGAGGGTAAGGGAGAATTCGTCGAGGTATTCGATGTGCTGGGACGTCGGGTTTTATCGACTACCTCGCCACCGGTTGGAGCGGTCCGCATTGACTTCGGGGCTCTAGCGCCGGGTATATACATGATCCGTCGAGGTGAGGAGGCGATCTCCGTGACGGTACGTTGA
- a CDS encoding Npt1/Npt2 family nucleotide transporter, protein MKLPTGTIFDLRVGERALVGMMFAYNFALLVTLYLLKPARDSLFLIELGPDRLPFVFLAVAAAVVPVTLLYGRLGRRLRLSQLVNGTTLALVASLVAMRWAVDLEADWVYFLLYVWVSIYSVLATSQYWLLAGAVFDPAQAKRVFALLSFGAILGAIVGGELTGYLVEEVEMRTRNLLWVAAGVLAVTVVLVNLIRMRAAGGPSPDPHAESPSTDAPILGILRESRHLQLITAVIAIAVLTTALVDFQFKTVSSAAFPVQGDLTSFMGRFYGRVSIIALALQFFIAPRIIRMRGVGGALLLLPVALAAGSLAMLFVPGLLAGTVLRGADQSLKHSIDRTGRELLFVPVSLTAKKQVKVFIDVFVDQGMQGLAGVVLLAALALGLTVQTLSVVVLALLVVWIGLAAWARQSYIQAFRETLPTQSEASEPSPEPRAEPAPNVSDLLDALGSSRTHVVLDAIDALVDAGMVLPEGRVRTLLGHDAARVRRRVIAALAERRADGFTDAVADLLRDRDAEVRLEAARYLYRTLDDDRLPALKAGLRHDDIRIRAAAVGVVAESGTEAERALITDTVLSSLLDHTGTAEVETRVEAVKALGALDRPHYHDRLRGLLDDPSPQVVHAAIRAAGKTGDRLFVGKLLRLLADKPYEKAAREALVAYGDRIFGTLYDYLTDDTVAEPTRRNIPRMLAELPTQPAVDLLLLSLERLRAPLLYDVAKALNKIRASNPGLRFNQEAIDVAVLGEVRALATVQATLFHHARSPDAYARTSAADEVREALFRERKQSLERVFRMLGLRYPSADMHSAYLGLTENEELRASAAEFLDNVLGWEFKRVLVPLLDEAPDLGDVRVAEEMAGKSFPTWQAALRDLLLHRHPRPLACALAAVADAAPPPLPDELAAIARSACTPDPSDDPPEMHGEPPPPFRPSGIRRIAFGGGAGPPDPETGSAR, encoded by the coding sequence ATGAAACTCCCCACCGGTACCATCTTCGACCTCCGCGTCGGCGAGCGCGCGCTCGTGGGGATGATGTTCGCGTACAACTTCGCGCTCCTCGTCACGCTCTACCTGCTCAAGCCGGCGCGCGACAGCCTCTTCCTCATCGAACTCGGGCCGGACCGGCTGCCGTTCGTGTTCCTCGCCGTCGCAGCGGCGGTCGTGCCGGTGACGCTGCTCTACGGCCGGCTGGGGCGGCGGCTCCGGCTCTCCCAGCTCGTCAACGGGACCACGCTCGCGCTCGTGGCCTCGCTCGTGGCGATGCGCTGGGCCGTGGACCTCGAAGCGGACTGGGTGTACTTCCTGCTCTACGTCTGGGTCTCGATCTACAGCGTGCTCGCGACCTCGCAGTACTGGCTCCTCGCCGGGGCGGTGTTCGACCCCGCGCAGGCGAAGCGGGTCTTCGCGCTCCTCTCGTTCGGCGCCATCCTCGGCGCGATCGTCGGCGGCGAGCTCACGGGTTACCTCGTGGAGGAGGTGGAGATGCGGACGCGGAACCTGCTGTGGGTCGCGGCCGGCGTGCTCGCCGTCACCGTCGTCCTCGTCAACCTCATCCGAATGCGGGCGGCGGGCGGCCCGAGCCCCGACCCGCACGCGGAATCCCCCAGCACGGACGCGCCCATCCTCGGCATCCTGCGGGAGTCGCGCCACCTCCAGCTCATCACCGCCGTGATAGCGATTGCCGTGCTGACGACGGCGCTCGTGGACTTCCAGTTCAAGACGGTCTCCTCCGCCGCCTTCCCGGTGCAGGGCGACCTCACCTCGTTCATGGGTCGGTTTTACGGCCGCGTCAGCATCATCGCGCTCGCGCTCCAGTTCTTCATCGCGCCCCGGATCATCCGGATGCGCGGGGTCGGCGGAGCCCTCCTGCTGCTGCCGGTGGCGCTCGCGGCGGGCAGCCTCGCGATGCTCTTCGTGCCGGGGCTCCTTGCCGGGACCGTGCTGCGCGGGGCGGACCAGAGCCTCAAGCACTCGATCGACCGGACGGGGCGCGAGCTCCTCTTCGTCCCCGTCTCGCTCACGGCGAAGAAGCAGGTGAAGGTGTTCATCGACGTGTTCGTGGACCAGGGGATGCAGGGGCTCGCGGGCGTCGTGCTCCTCGCCGCGCTCGCGCTCGGGCTGACGGTGCAGACGCTCAGCGTCGTCGTGCTCGCCCTCCTCGTGGTGTGGATCGGGCTCGCGGCGTGGGCGCGGCAGTCGTACATCCAGGCCTTCCGCGAGACGCTCCCGACGCAGAGCGAGGCGTCGGAGCCGAGCCCGGAGCCGCGAGCCGAGCCCGCCCCGAACGTCTCCGACCTCCTCGACGCCCTCGGCTCGTCCCGCACGCACGTCGTCCTCGACGCAATCGACGCCCTCGTCGACGCGGGGATGGTGCTCCCCGAGGGCCGCGTGCGCACGCTCCTCGGCCACGACGCCGCCCGCGTCCGCCGCCGCGTCATCGCCGCCCTCGCCGAGCGCCGCGCCGACGGCTTCACCGACGCCGTGGCGGACCTCCTCCGCGACCGCGACGCCGAGGTCCGCCTCGAAGCCGCGCGCTACCTCTACCGCACGCTCGACGACGACCGGCTCCCCGCGCTCAAGGCCGGGCTCCGCCACGACGACATCCGCATCCGCGCCGCCGCCGTCGGCGTCGTGGCCGAATCGGGGACGGAGGCGGAACGCGCGCTCATCACCGACACCGTGCTAAGCTCGCTCCTCGACCACACCGGCACGGCCGAGGTCGAGACGCGCGTCGAGGCCGTCAAAGCGCTCGGCGCGCTCGACCGGCCGCACTACCACGACCGACTCCGCGGCCTCCTCGACGACCCCTCGCCGCAGGTTGTCCACGCCGCGATCCGCGCCGCCGGCAAGACCGGCGACCGGCTGTTCGTGGGGAAGCTCTTGCGCCTGCTCGCCGACAAGCCCTACGAGAAGGCCGCGCGCGAGGCGCTCGTCGCCTACGGCGACCGCATCTTCGGCACGCTCTACGACTACCTCACCGACGACACCGTCGCCGAGCCGACGCGCCGCAACATCCCCCGGATGCTGGCCGAGCTCCCTACGCAACCGGCCGTCGACCTCCTCCTCCTCAGCCTGGAGCGGCTGCGGGCGCCCCTCCTCTACGACGTGGCGAAGGCGCTCAACAAGATCCGCGCCTCGAACCCCGGCCTCCGCTTCAACCAGGAAGCCATCGACGTGGCCGTGCTCGGCGAGGTCCGCGCGCTCGCGACGGTGCAGGCCACGCTCTTCCACCACGCCCGCTCGCCCGATGCCTACGCCCGCACCTCGGCCGCCGACGAGGTGCGCGAGGCGCTCTTCCGCGAGCGCAAGCAGAGCCTCGAGCGCGTCTTCCGCATGCTCGGCCTCCGCTACCCCTCCGCCGACATGCACAGCGCCTACCTCGGCCTCACCGAGAACGAAGAGCTCCGCGCCTCCGCCGCCGAGTTCCTCGACAACGTGCTCGGCTGGGAGTTCAAGCGCGTCCTCGTCCCCCTGCTCGACGAGGCGCCCGACCTCGGCGACGTCCGCGTGGCCGAGGAGATGGCCGGGAAGTCGTTCCCGACGTGGCAGGCCGCCCTCCGCGACCTCCTCCTCCACCGCCACCCCCGCCCCCTCGCCTGCGCCCTCGCCGCCGTCGCCGACGCGGCCCCGCCCCCGCTCCCCGACGAGCTCGCCGCCATCGCCCGCTCGGCCTGCACGCCCGACCCCTCCGACGATCCGCCGGAGATGCACGGCGAGCCGCCCCCGCCCTTCCGCCCCTCCGGCATCCGACGCATCGCCTTCGGCGGCGGAGCGGGCCCGCCGGACCCGGAAACAGGATCCGCCCGGTAG
- a CDS encoding Npt1/Npt2 family nucleotide transporter, with translation MLQRIKDDFFDIRRDEWPLALSMFGYFFLVITSFWILKPIKKSLFIEFYDQEGFALALSGVFQMQLLASQAELLAKVLNMVVAAGAVIAFTLLARRLRREQLTYVFAAFFIAAFVVYAFLIDRPADLTVWTFYLFGDLWTTLMVATFFAFLNDSVTPSAAKRLYGLVVLGGVAGGAFGTTFLAVYIDQIAVSAWLWICLGMAVAIIGLAWNAGRIVRRNPPPETGTDKDVPDGVDPGRGEEATKKSNAALEGARLVFRSKYLLSIVAIVGIYEIVSTILDFQFSSTIAYYLDGPAIGQQFATIFAISNVTALVVQLFLTTFVMRRFGLTAALLVTPAVMIFGSVGFLAVPILWTGSLLNTADSGFAYSINQSAREALYTPTTRDEKYKAKAFIDMFVQRFAKSVAVGVSLAITLVFADFSTIRWLSLLTVVLVGVWAFAARYAGRQFAQMEQREAAREEAATAA, from the coding sequence ATGCTCCAACGGATCAAGGACGACTTCTTCGACATCCGGCGCGACGAGTGGCCGCTCGCGCTCTCGATGTTCGGGTACTTCTTCCTCGTCATCACCTCGTTCTGGATCCTCAAGCCGATCAAGAAGAGCCTCTTCATCGAGTTCTACGACCAGGAGGGGTTCGCGCTCGCGCTCAGCGGTGTGTTCCAGATGCAGTTGCTTGCCTCGCAGGCCGAGCTGCTGGCGAAGGTGCTCAACATGGTCGTCGCGGCCGGGGCGGTGATCGCGTTCACCCTCCTGGCGCGGCGGCTCCGGCGCGAGCAGCTCACCTACGTCTTCGCCGCGTTCTTCATCGCCGCCTTCGTCGTCTACGCGTTCCTCATCGACCGGCCGGCCGACCTCACGGTCTGGACGTTCTACCTCTTCGGCGACCTGTGGACGACGCTGATGGTGGCGACGTTCTTCGCCTTCCTCAACGACAGCGTCACCCCGAGCGCGGCGAAGCGGCTCTACGGGCTCGTCGTGCTCGGCGGCGTGGCGGGCGGCGCGTTCGGGACGACGTTCCTCGCCGTCTACATCGACCAGATCGCCGTCTCTGCGTGGCTGTGGATCTGCCTCGGGATGGCCGTCGCTATCATCGGGCTCGCGTGGAACGCCGGGCGGATCGTCCGCCGCAACCCGCCGCCGGAGACTGGAACGGATAAGGACGTGCCCGACGGCGTCGACCCGGGTCGGGGCGAGGAGGCCACGAAGAAGTCCAACGCGGCGCTCGAAGGCGCTCGGCTCGTCTTCCGCTCGAAGTACCTCCTTTCGATTGTCGCGATCGTCGGCATCTACGAGATCGTCTCGACGATCCTCGACTTCCAGTTCTCGTCCACGATCGCGTACTACCTCGACGGGCCGGCGATCGGGCAACAGTTCGCGACCATCTTCGCGATCTCGAACGTGACGGCGCTCGTCGTCCAGCTCTTCCTGACGACGTTCGTGATGCGGCGCTTCGGGCTGACGGCGGCGCTCCTCGTCACGCCCGCCGTGATGATCTTCGGCTCCGTCGGCTTCCTCGCCGTGCCGATCCTGTGGACGGGATCCCTCCTGAACACGGCCGACAGCGGGTTCGCGTACTCGATCAACCAGTCCGCCCGCGAGGCGCTCTACACGCCGACCACGCGCGACGAGAAGTACAAGGCGAAGGCGTTCATCGACATGTTCGTGCAGCGGTTCGCCAAGTCCGTCGCCGTCGGCGTGAGCCTCGCCATCACCCTCGTCTTCGCCGACTTCTCGACGATCCGCTGGCTCAGCCTGCTCACCGTCGTCCTCGTCGGCGTGTGGGCCTTCGCCGCGCGCTACGCCGGCCGGCAGTTCGCACAGATGGAGCAGCGCGAGGCTGCCCGCGAAGAGGCCGCGACGGCAGCTTGA
- a CDS encoding BamA/TamA family outer membrane protein, protein MRFPLPCVLLLAVALLAAAPAARAQYPVPADSVAGPVLEPETDEEANHAPDPNRVPYETETTVGEHLLALPATVWSGVAYVFRSAVLYAEYSGAIDRLQRRYLGPEPPPYGFTPTIGFGGRDGLTLGGSVFHNDVFGTGRHARVGGRYGFEAPSTYSVFGRFQDPALFGSALRFRLSASYDSDGDERFYERGNDTPEGNQIEYASRIGRGEAAVTVPIFGPFSVDFSTEYKHVEIVDDGGTPFPVGVVGRGSADMVSAGGHVIFDFSRAAGLAAERTYAGSVFLFGYRYGQDLGDREFAYHRLSAEWRQFAPVPFLAFDRRLAFRVRYEKTHPPNGDLVPFYEIATLGGPDDLRGYANDRFRDEGSLFATVEYRYPVFDILDAVVFYDTGQVFQRYDEIDPADFHHDVGAGLRVYGRSSVAGRLEVAYSPEGVRLLAQIGTTF, encoded by the coding sequence ATGCGCTTCCCCCTCCCGTGCGTGCTGCTGCTCGCCGTGGCCCTCCTCGCCGCCGCGCCCGCCGCCCGCGCGCAGTACCCCGTCCCCGCCGACTCTGTGGCCGGCCCCGTGCTGGAGCCCGAAACGGACGAGGAGGCCAACCACGCCCCCGACCCGAACCGCGTCCCGTACGAGACCGAGACGACCGTCGGCGAACACCTCCTCGCGCTCCCGGCGACGGTCTGGAGCGGCGTCGCCTACGTCTTCCGCTCGGCCGTGCTCTACGCCGAGTACAGCGGGGCGATCGACCGCCTCCAGCGGCGCTACCTCGGGCCGGAGCCGCCGCCCTACGGCTTCACCCCGACCATCGGCTTCGGCGGGCGCGACGGACTGACGCTCGGCGGCTCCGTCTTCCACAACGACGTGTTCGGGACCGGCCGCCACGCCCGCGTCGGCGGACGCTACGGGTTCGAGGCCCCCTCCACCTACTCCGTCTTCGGCCGGTTCCAGGACCCCGCCCTCTTCGGCAGCGCGCTCCGCTTCCGACTCAGCGCCAGCTACGACAGCGACGGCGACGAGCGGTTCTACGAGCGCGGCAACGACACCCCGGAAGGGAATCAGATCGAGTACGCCTCCCGGATCGGGCGCGGCGAGGCCGCCGTTACCGTCCCCATCTTTGGCCCCTTCAGCGTCGACTTCTCCACCGAGTACAAGCACGTCGAGATCGTCGACGACGGCGGCACGCCCTTCCCCGTCGGTGTCGTCGGGCGCGGCTCGGCTGATATGGTCTCCGCCGGAGGCCACGTCATCTTTGACTTCAGCCGCGCGGCCGGACTCGCTGCCGAGCGGACCTACGCCGGCTCCGTCTTCCTCTTCGGCTACCGCTACGGGCAGGACCTCGGCGACCGGGAGTTCGCCTACCACCGCCTCTCCGCCGAGTGGCGGCAGTTCGCCCCCGTCCCCTTCCTCGCCTTCGACCGCCGCCTCGCCTTCCGCGTGCGCTACGAGAAAACCCACCCGCCCAACGGCGACCTCGTCCCGTTCTACGAGATCGCCACGCTCGGTGGCCCCGACGACCTCCGCGGCTACGCCAACGACCGCTTCCGCGACGAGGGCTCCCTCTTCGCCACCGTCGAGTACCGCTACCCCGTGTTCGACATCCTCGACGCCGTCGTGTTCTACGACACCGGCCAGGTCTTCCAACGCTACGACGAGATCGACCCCGCCGACTTCCACCACGACGTCGGGGCCGGGCTCCGCGTCTACGGCCGGAGCAGCGTGGCCGGGCGGCTCGAGGTGGCGTACAGTCCCGAGGGCGTCCGACTCCTCGCCCAGATCGGGACGACGTTTTGA
- a CDS encoding MOSC domain-containing protein, with product MALKQDSLRGRGTHPYEVGRVVALWRYPVKSMGAESLETADLSWHGLAGDRRWAFIRGGVERSGFPWLTIRERPDMGHYRPRFADPSTPDTSATVVRSPAGRDFDVVDPALAAELGHDARVIKQNRGVFDTFPLSLITTQTVAGLGAMLGTELDVQRFRPNLLVEAAGGAPFPEDAWVGAVLRIGGATMRVDKRDQRCAVVNVDPVTARTDPSTLRAIGREREACLGVYGSTVQPGRVAVGDPVYLER from the coding sequence ATGGCTCTCAAACAGGACTCGCTACGGGGACGGGGCACGCATCCCTACGAAGTCGGACGGGTCGTGGCGCTGTGGCGCTACCCCGTCAAGTCGATGGGGGCCGAATCGCTGGAAACGGCGGACCTCTCCTGGCACGGCTTGGCGGGCGACCGCCGCTGGGCCTTTATCCGGGGCGGCGTGGAGCGGAGCGGGTTCCCCTGGCTGACGATCCGGGAGCGGCCGGACATGGGCCACTACCGACCTCGGTTCGCCGATCCCAGTACGCCCGACACGTCGGCCACCGTGGTGCGCTCGCCAGCCGGGCGCGACTTCGATGTCGTAGACCCGGCGCTGGCCGCCGAACTGGGCCACGACGCGCGCGTCATCAAACAGAACCGCGGCGTCTTCGACACCTTCCCCCTCTCGCTCATCACCACGCAGACGGTCGCCGGCCTGGGCGCGATGCTCGGCACCGAACTCGACGTTCAGCGGTTCCGGCCCAACCTGCTCGTCGAGGCGGCGGGCGGCGCGCCGTTCCCCGAGGACGCGTGGGTCGGGGCCGTTCTGCGGATCGGCGGCGCAACGATGCGCGTCGATAAGCGGGACCAGCGGTGCGCCGTCGTCAACGTCGATCCGGTGACGGCACGGACGGACCCCTCGACGCTGCGTGCGATCGGCCGCGAGCGGGAGGCCTGCTTGGGCGTATACGGCTCGACGGTCCAGCCGGGACGCGTCGCCGTCGGCGACCCGGTCTATCTCGAAAGGTGA
- a CDS encoding hemolysin family protein translates to MTLLVLYVLLAVGVSFLCSIMEAVLLSITPSFVAALEAGGSTTGARLRALKEDIDRPLAAILTLNTFAHTLGAAGAGVQAEKVFGSAALGVFSAVLTLIILILSEIIPKTLGAAYWRRLAGPVATLLKPMIWVLFPLVWLSQQLTRLLARGGKENQVSRAEFAALATIGAEEGVFNPRESKILQSLLRFNELTARDVMTPRTVMVAFHADTPVREVAERELRFSRLPVYEENRDHVTGYLLRGDVLRAMAENRADTPVSKIQRDVLTVPESLPLPRLFERLLERQEHIALVVDEYGGTAGLATMEDVVETLLGMEIVDEADTVHDMQVLARERWEERARGLGLLDDVPEEELADAMKSREAGVKLGITGGVPPATTAVSDDSPPAADAPTRPDEEPRRAE, encoded by the coding sequence ATGACCCTCCTCGTCCTCTACGTCCTCCTCGCCGTCGGCGTCTCGTTCCTGTGCTCGATCATGGAGGCCGTGCTCCTGAGCATCACGCCGAGCTTCGTCGCCGCGCTCGAAGCGGGGGGCAGCACGACGGGCGCCCGCCTCCGCGCGCTCAAAGAGGACATCGACCGGCCGCTCGCGGCCATCCTCACGCTCAACACGTTCGCCCACACGCTCGGCGCGGCGGGAGCGGGGGTGCAGGCCGAGAAGGTCTTCGGCAGCGCGGCGCTCGGCGTGTTCTCGGCCGTGCTCACGCTCATCATCCTCATCCTCTCCGAGATCATCCCGAAGACGCTCGGCGCGGCGTACTGGCGGCGGCTCGCCGGTCCCGTCGCCACCCTCCTCAAGCCGATGATCTGGGTGCTCTTCCCCCTCGTCTGGCTCTCGCAGCAGCTCACACGGCTCCTCGCGCGCGGCGGGAAAGAGAACCAGGTCAGCCGCGCCGAATTCGCCGCCCTCGCCACGATCGGGGCCGAGGAGGGCGTCTTCAACCCGCGCGAGTCGAAGATCCTCCAGAGCCTCCTCCGCTTCAACGAACTCACGGCCCGCGACGTGATGACGCCGCGCACGGTGATGGTCGCATTCCACGCCGACACGCCGGTGCGCGAGGTCGCCGAGCGCGAGCTCCGCTTCTCGCGGCTCCCCGTCTACGAGGAAAACCGTGACCACGTCACGGGCTACCTCCTCCGCGGCGACGTCCTCCGCGCGATGGCCGAGAACCGGGCCGACACGCCCGTCAGTAAGATCCAGCGCGATGTCCTCACCGTTCCCGAGTCGCTCCCGCTCCCCCGCCTCTTCGAGCGCCTGCTGGAGCGGCAGGAGCACATCGCCCTCGTCGTCGACGAGTACGGCGGGACGGCCGGGCTCGCGACGATGGAGGACGTGGTCGAGACCCTCCTCGGCATGGAGATCGTGGACGAGGCCGACACCGTCCACGACATGCAGGTCCTCGCCCGCGAGCGGTGGGAGGAGCGCGCCCGCGGCCTCGGCCTGCTCGACGACGTCCCGGAGGAGGAACTCGCCGACGCGATGAAGAGCCGCGAGGCCGGCGTCAAGCTCGGCATCACCGGCGGCGTCCCACCCGCCACCACCGCCGTCAGCGACGACTCGCCCCCCGCCGCTGACGCCCCGACCCGACCCGACGAGGAGCCGCGCCGCGCAGAATAG